The nucleotide sequence GGGCGGGTGAAGTCGCGCCGAACCGTCCCCGAGATCGGCGCCACGGTCGTGACGCTCTCGAACGGCGTCCAGGTGTGGCTCAAGCCGACGGACTTCAAGGCCGACGAGATCGTGTTCTCGGCCACGTCGCTGGGCGGCGCGTCGCTTGCGGATTCGGCCGACTACGCGGCCGCGGCGCTGGCGGGAGCGGTGATCGGCGACGCCGGCGTCGGCGGCTTCACGAGCACCGAGCTCGACAAGGTGCTGGCCGGCCGCATCGCGCGCGTAGGCGCCTCGTATGGCGATTACACGCAGGGGATCTCGGGCAGCACGCGGCTTCAGGACTTGGAGACGGCCCTCCAGCTCACCTATCTCACGTTCACGCAACCCACGCGCGATCCGGACGGATTCGCGGCGTTCCAGAAGCGCACGATCGAGTACCTGAAGGACCGCGCGAACAACCCGCAGGCGGCGTTCTCGGACACGATCGTGGCCGTCAACGAAGGAGGGCTCTACCTGGATCGCGTGCCGACCGTGGCTCAGGTCGAAGCGCTGAAGCTGGACCATGTGCTCGCGTTCCACAAGCAGCGCTTCGGCAATGCGGCCGACTTCACCTTCGCGTTCGCCGGGAATTTCAAGGTGGACGCGATCGTGCCGCTGCTGGCGCGGTACCTGGGCGCGCTGCCGTCGCGGGGCAGGCCGACGTCCCACTTCGCTCCCAGGTTCCCGCGCTATCCGACGGGAAATCTCGCCGTGCAGGTGCACAAGGGCCTCGAGCCCAAGAGCAGCACGCGGATCACCTACTTCACCACGGGCGCCCCGATCGAGGAGCTGGACATGCATCGCGCCCGCGCCTGCGCGTCGATCCTCACCGACCATCTGCGTCAGACGCTGCGCGAGCTGATGGGGGGCACCTACTCGGCCGGGGCGTCCTATTCGAACCTTGGCCCCGTGCCGGGCTATGCGACGATGACCGTCTCCTTCGGCAGCGATCCGGCGCGGGTCGACACCCTGGTTCAGGCGACGCTGTCGGAGATCCAGAAGCTGCGTGATGAGGGCCCATCCGCCGCCGATGTCCAGAAGGACCAGGAGATCGAGCGGCGCGAGCTGGACGTGGCGCTCCAGCAGAACGGCGTATGGACGGGATCCATTCTCACGTCGCTCCAACTCGGCATCGACCCGCGCCGCATCGCCCACCGACGCGAGCGCATCGGACTCTTGACCATCGAGAACCTCCGCGACACCTTCCGCAAGTATTTCCCGGCCAACCGCCGCACTGTGATCAGCCTTCTGCCCGAGGTGGGCCTCCCAAGCATCGCCCCATAACCAGCCGGCGCGATCGCGTTCGGTTTTCTCCGCTTGGACGTACAGGGGAACATGTTTGCCCCTACCTCACGTCCAGCGCGGAGGGCCTCGTCCCTCGCGGTTCCCGCCCTTACCTTGGTCCTGCTCGCGCCCTCCGTTTTCGCCGCCGGCCTCTTCGGGATAGTCGACACGGGGGAGCTGTACCAGTCCAGCGACGGCGGTGCGAGCTGGGCGATCCGCGCGACCCTCGCCGTCCACGACGCCGTGGGCCTCGCGGCTTCGAGCAGCGCGTCCAACCTCACGATCCTGACACGTTCCGGATCCGTCTATCAGTCGGAGGACGGGGGCCTCTCGTGGTCGGGGGTCGGCGCGATCACGGCTTCGGACGTGGCGGCCTTCACCATCCTTCCCGACTCCAAGATCCTCGCGCTCACGGCAAGCGGAACGCTCTACCAGTCGGCGGATGGGGGCGCGTCGTTCACTGGTCTCGCCGCCCTCACATCGTCGAACTGCGTGTCGCTGATTCGCGGTCCTCTGGGGCGACTCTATGCGCTCGCCCGAACCGGTGAGGTGTATCAGAGCGACACCAACGGGGCGTCCTGGACCGTGGTTGGCTCGGTGGCCGTGTCGAACGCGGTCGCGATCCAGCGCAAGGCGGCTGAGCTGTTCGTCCTGACGGAGACTGGCGAGGCGTATCGGAGCCTCGATTGCGGGGTGTCCTGGGTTCCCGTGGGCGCGGTCACGGCGAGCAACTTGAGCGCGATGGTCGTGAGCGGCGGCTCGCTCGTGGTCGGAGCCAGAACGGGCGAGGTCTACCAATCGGCGACCGGCACGGTGTGGGCGCCGCTGGGGGTTGTCAATCAACTGAACCTCGTGGCGCTGGGGTCGGACGAGCCCATGGCGACGGGAGTCCAGGTCAAGGACACGCCGCCGAGGCTCGCGATCGGAGCTCCGTATCCAAATCCCGCTCCGGGCGGCGCGGGGACGTTCCCATTCAGGCTGGACCGTCCCGCGGAAGTGCGGCTCGAGCTTTACGACGTTCAGGGGCGGCTCGTGGCCTCTCGGGCGAGGGCATCGTTGCACGAGGGGGCGCATGGCTTGGCCTGGGCTCCGAAAGGACTGGGGACAGGAAGGTATCTCGTTCGGTACGTAGTTTCGGGTCGGCAGACCGCGGCGGCGTCCTGGGTGGTTCTTCGGTAGCGGACGTACCACCTGGAACTGTCGCGGCGATCACAGCGCATCACGTCGGTCGTGGTGCTCCGGAGGCAGAGATGATTCGTCGGAATCGGCAGTGTCGTTCCTGCGTTGTGGCAGCCTTCGCGATCGCGGCGGCACTCACCCACTCGACCGCGTACTCGGCGGTTGCTTTGATGGTTCCGACCGGAGAGGCGGCGAGCGACTTCTTCGGTTACTCGGTGTCTCGTGCGGGGGACGTGAACGGGGACGGCTACGACGATGTGATCGTCGGTGCCTACTCCAACGGCACGGGGGGACTGTTCGCGGGCCGGGCGTATGTCTACTACGGCGGGCCGGGGGCGGACGCCGTGGCGGACCTGACCCTGACGGCAGCGGCGGCGGGCGACCAGTTCGGCCAGTCGGTGTCCGGTGCGGGGGACGTGAACGGGGACGGCTATGCCGACGTGATCGTCGGGGCTCCGAACAACGACGCGGGCGGCGCGAACGCGGGCCGGGCGTATGTGTACTACGGGGGTCCAAGTGCCGACGCCGTGGCCGACCTGACCCTGACGGGAGCGGCGGCGAGCGACTTCTTCGGCCTCTCCGCATCCGGGGCAGGCGACGTGAACCGGGACGGCTTCGACGACGTGATCGTCGGCGCGAATGCTAACGACCAGGGGGGCGTGGACGCGGGCCGGGCGTACGTGTACTACGGCGGACCCGGTGCGGACGCCGTGGCCGACCTGACCCTGACGGGCGCGGCGGCGGGCGACCGGTTTGGCAACGCGGTGTCCGGGGCGGGAGACGTGAACGGGGACGGCTATGCCGACGTGATCGTCGGAGCCAACAACAACGACGCCGCGGGCACGAACGCGGGCCGGGCGTACGTCTACTACGGTGGGCCGGGGCCTGACGCCGTGGCCGACCTGACTCTGACCGGAGTGTCGTCGAGCGACTTCTTCGGCATCTCGGTGTCCGGGGCGGGGGACGTGAACGGGGACAGCTACGCCGACGTGATCGTCGGGGCCAGCACGAACGACCAAGGGGGCGTGGATGCGGGCCGGGCGTATGTGTATTACGGGGGGCCGGGGGCGGATGCAGTGCCCGATCTGACCCTGACCGGAGCGGCAGCGGGCGACCTCCTCGGCCAGTCGGTGTCGGGGGCGGGGGACGCGAACGGAGACGGCTATGCCGACCTGGTCGTCGGGGCACCCCAGAACGACGCGGGGGGCGTGGACGCGGGGCGGACGTACGTCTACTACGGGGGACCTGGCGTGGACGCCGTCCCCGACCTGACCCTGACGGGAGCGGCGGCGGGTGACAACTTTGGCTGGTCGGTGTCCGGGGGGGACGTGAACCGGGATGGTCACGCCGACGTGATCGTGGGGGCGTGGGGCAACGACGCCCGAGGCAATGCCGCAGGTCGTGCCTATGTCTTCACGCCCCGCCCCTACGAGGTGCTCTCTCCCAATGGTGGTGAGCAGTGGATCGCCGGCCTGGAGCAGCGTGTGCGCTGGCTCGGGGCCGGCCTCGCCGATCTTTGGATTTCCTTCGACGGCGGCGCCAGCTACTCCATCCTCACTTCAGGCGTTGGAGGACGCGATCAGAACGAGTTCGCGCTCACCGCTCCGACCTTGGCAACGAGCGGGGCCGTCCTGCGGGTGAGCCCGTCCGGGGTGCCGGTGACGCACTCCAACTCCGACGCGAGCGATGGCGTGTTCCGCATCGTGGCCAAGCACGATCCGCCGCCGGCGGCGCACCGTGTCGAGATCACACCGACGGGAGCGGCGGTGGGCGATGCCTTCGGCCAGTCGGTGTCCGGGGCGGGGGATGTGAACGGCGATGGCTACGCCGACGTGATCGTCGGGGCAGCCCAGAGTGACGCCGGGGGAGCGGACGCGGGCCGGGCGTATGTCTACTACGGGGGGCCTGATGCGGACGCGGCGCCCGACTTGACCCTGACCGGAGCGGCGGGGGGCGACGCCTTCGGCAACTCGGTCTCCGGTGCGGGGGACGTGAATGGGGACGGCTACGGCGACGTGATCGTCGGGGCGTACCAGAACGACGCCGGGGGAGCGGACGCCGGCCGGGCCTATGTCTACTTTGGGGGGCCTGGTG is from Candidatus Binatia bacterium and encodes:
- a CDS encoding FlgD immunoglobulin-like domain containing protein; the encoded protein is MVPTGEAASDFFGYSVSRAGDVNGDGYDDVIVGAYSNGTGGLFAGRAYVYYGGPGADAVADLTLTAAAAGDQFGQSVSGAGDVNGDGYADVIVGAPNNDAGGANAGRAYVYYGGPSADAVADLTLTGAAASDFFGLSASGAGDVNRDGFDDVIVGANANDQGGVDAGRAYVYYGGPGADAVADLTLTGAAAGDRFGNAVSGAGDVNGDGYADVIVGANNNDAAGTNAGRAYVYYGGPGPDAVADLTLTGVSSSDFFGISVSGAGDVNGDSYADVIVGASTNDQGGVDAGRAYVYYGGPGADAVPDLTLTGAAAGDLLGQSVSGAGDANGDGYADLVVGAPQNDAGGVDAGRTYVYYGGPGVDAVPDLTLTGAAAGDNFGWSVSGGDVNRDGHADVIVGAWGNDARGNAAGRAYVFTPRPYEVLSPNGGEQWIAGLEQRVRWLGAGLADLWISFDGGASYSILTSGVGGRDQNEFALTAPTLATSGAVLRVSPSGVPVTHSNSDASDGVFRIVAKHDPPPAAHRVEITPTGAAVGDAFGQSVSGAGDVNGDGYADVIVGAAQSDAGGADAGRAYVYYGGPDADAAPDLTLTGAAGGDAFGNSVSGAGDVNGDGYGDVIVGAYQNDAGGADAGRAYVYFGGPGADVVADLTLTGAAAGDAFGVSVSGAGDLNGDGYADVIVGAYANDAGGADAGRAYVYYGGPGADAVADLTLTGAAANDFFGYSVSGAGDVNGDGYADVIVGAYANDAGGANAGRAYVYYGGPVANAATDLTLTGAEVNDFFGWSVSGAGDVNGDGNADVIVGATMSDAGGTDAGRAYVYYGGAVADAVADVTLTGAASGDLFGVSVSGARDVNGDGYGDVIVGASANDAGGPNAGRAYVYYGGPGADVLADFTLTGAVAGDLSGTSVSAAGDVNGDGYPDVIVGANANDAGGLDAGRAYLYDCNRYFLTAPNGGESWNVGATKTISWVGAEPADVWLSVDGGNTNQLVVSGVGGSETNAIPIRVPHTPTKFARIKVTPSNAAIGGFDQGDSLFTIQTSVQLLAMLAAALPEGGQGAVISWTTDPGPEDLAGYRLEKAEGSTSDSNPWRTVVALTRDIQYTDRSGGPGTRYRLFAVNGFGEELLLGEASLRPLKPLTAWPLPYRSGTLNISFATSGLGAGAARTELLLFDVMGRLVRRLDSGVYGAGYRTVTWDGRDGDGRPVAAGLYFLRTKSDLGYERSIKVAVLP